One region of Sulfuriroseicoccus oceanibius genomic DNA includes:
- the prmC gene encoding peptide chain release factor N(5)-glutamine methyltransferase, whose amino-acid sequence MKSVLETIQSGTQYLEARDVPEARLSMEHMLASVLECKRLDLYMMFDRPLGEAELAPLREMLKRRGKREPLQHVLGTVDFLGYEFASDARGLVARPETEELVEEGLKLARGFDGPLRVLDVGTGSGVIGLTMALELGDRLERSVMVDLSIDARSLAAENYARHELDGERVIIGESDLVSGAVVAEHAPYHVILANLPYIPSGEIPGLDAEVQFDPKMALDGGDDGLDLVRRLLTDARKHLVAGGWIGLELGIGQTESVVAFAESQGYLDVRAEEDMAGIARFVYARMSE is encoded by the coding sequence GTGAAGTCAGTTCTCGAGACAATTCAATCCGGCACACAGTACCTTGAGGCGCGCGATGTGCCCGAGGCGCGGTTGTCGATGGAGCACATGCTGGCCTCCGTGCTGGAGTGCAAACGGTTGGACCTCTATATGATGTTCGACCGTCCGCTCGGCGAGGCCGAGTTGGCGCCATTGCGTGAGATGCTGAAGCGTCGGGGCAAGCGTGAGCCACTCCAGCACGTGCTGGGGACGGTGGACTTTCTTGGATATGAGTTCGCCAGCGATGCCCGCGGTCTCGTTGCACGACCTGAAACGGAGGAGTTGGTAGAAGAGGGACTGAAGCTGGCACGTGGGTTTGATGGTCCGTTGCGTGTGCTGGATGTGGGAACCGGGAGCGGTGTGATCGGCTTGACCATGGCGCTTGAGCTCGGTGACCGCTTGGAGCGCTCGGTGATGGTCGACCTGTCCATTGATGCGCGATCGCTGGCGGCGGAGAACTACGCGCGACACGAACTCGACGGTGAGCGTGTGATTATCGGTGAGTCCGACTTGGTATCCGGTGCGGTGGTGGCGGAGCACGCTCCGTATCACGTAATTCTGGCGAATTTGCCTTACATTCCATCCGGCGAGATTCCTGGGTTGGATGCGGAAGTTCAGTTCGACCCGAAGATGGCGCTTGATGGTGGTGACGACGGATTGGATCTTGTGCGTCGATTGCTAACTGATGCCCGCAAGCATCTCGTGGCAGGCGGCTGGATCGGCCTCGAATTGGGTATCGGTCAGACCGAGTCGGTCGTAGCATTTGCTGAATCGCAAGGTTACCTCGATGTGCGAGCTGAAGAGGATATGGCGGGGATCGCCAGGTTTGTCTACGCTCGCATGTCAGAGTGA
- the prfA gene encoding peptide chain release factor 1, translating into MDFAPLVEKRRSRLSELEAAMGEPDFFDDQRKATEMTREHTRIKELLSMWDEQTEVQKQIAENRELLSEDDPEIVEMAEMEIPELEKRLEQLESNIQYSLLPRDPTEDRDAIFEIRAGTGGDEASLFAGDLLRMYQRHAETRGWKFETLESAPSDVGGFKEVTVKISGEEVFRYLKYESGVHRVQRVPNTETQGRIHTSTATVAVMPEAEDVDVQLKPEDLRIEVCRAGGAGGQHVNRTESAVQVFHLPTGVMVRCEDGRSQTKNKEKALMILRSKLLERQQQEQAAEYSEKRRNLIGSGGREEKIRTYNFPQNRITDHRIGLTVYNLDQVLEGQINELTENLQAAEIADRLEELEANA; encoded by the coding sequence ATGGATTTTGCTCCACTAGTTGAAAAACGCCGATCCCGCTTGTCTGAACTCGAGGCCGCCATGGGTGAGCCTGATTTCTTCGATGATCAGCGCAAGGCAACCGAAATGACCCGCGAGCACACGCGAATCAAGGAGTTGCTGAGCATGTGGGACGAGCAGACCGAGGTGCAGAAGCAGATCGCGGAGAACCGTGAGCTACTGAGCGAAGATGACCCGGAAATCGTCGAGATGGCGGAGATGGAGATTCCTGAGCTTGAAAAGCGCCTGGAGCAACTGGAGTCGAACATTCAGTACTCGCTGTTGCCGCGCGACCCGACCGAAGATCGCGACGCGATTTTCGAGATCCGTGCCGGTACCGGTGGTGACGAGGCGTCGCTTTTCGCGGGGGACTTGTTGCGGATGTACCAGCGTCATGCGGAAACCCGTGGCTGGAAATTCGAGACGCTGGAGAGCGCGCCGTCGGATGTGGGTGGCTTCAAGGAAGTGACTGTGAAGATTTCCGGCGAGGAAGTGTTCCGCTACCTGAAATACGAGAGCGGCGTGCACCGTGTGCAGCGCGTGCCGAACACGGAGACGCAGGGACGAATCCACACATCCACCGCAACTGTGGCAGTGATGCCTGAGGCGGAGGACGTGGACGTTCAACTCAAGCCGGAAGACCTGCGAATTGAGGTCTGTCGTGCGGGTGGTGCTGGTGGTCAGCACGTGAACCGAACCGAATCCGCAGTGCAGGTCTTCCACTTGCCGACCGGTGTGATGGTGCGTTGTGAAGACGGCCGCAGCCAGACCAAGAACAAAGAGAAGGCATTGATGATTCTGCGCTCCAAATTGCTCGAGCGTCAGCAGCAAGAGCAGGCAGCGGAATACTCCGAGAAACGTCGTAACTTGATCGGTAGCGGCGGCCGCGAGGAGAAGATCCGTACCTACAATTTCCCGCAGAACCGGATCACCGATCACCGTATCGGCTTGACCGTGTACAACCTGGATCAGGTGCTGGAAGGGCAGATCAACGAACTGACTGAGAACCTTCAGGCCGCGGAGATTGCGGATCGACTCGAGGAACTTGAGGCGAACGCGTAA
- a CDS encoding tetratricopeptide repeat protein, giving the protein MRHSESPARGKQATAACLLISLMAAGCSEAPDAAPQAEASADRESPAVVSPEPSVVAPRPVVADEEKSEFAQIERVVRASAQRSGYLEKTAPLVNLARLCDRFGLRAEADGCCQRLWQSAVLDSNDRYARRLLIGFLLESGREDQLQAWVSDIGSIRRTIDVLSDLGGLMEFEDDDEVSPAVRVFAKALECALVAESVPLRDALARSVLCDAADSGYFVFALTNLSRIGDDATRDVAVTYVIEACVKAHEQERMAPPVSYVLGQVPDVSDGTLHQIAKIVAQSKNPNDVVTIAERIEASYEKAVALVLAAEGYIKRGENEKAVKLLEKAHALAPSGTGTEPLGFENALSLRHDMAEAYGDAGMAAKAAKLSDEIYTIVTADSVYSGIIETKVVDAVVEHYVAAGKTGKASGFLKHFSSNIDAFGHTVAFGEALIEAGESDEALGVYSRCLDLIGKDSPRAVYASGVVHGFVALDRLDLVDQTLEAVAPRFRSTAVIRCADQLLEEGALDHIDALTERLPNICDRVDLWARLATAYQKHDQPEEARGYLEKALVEVEQGALQKADENLSALRAMNALNEATLAVGSETERALWLRAMYEMPNQEVFCRWFLNVAPDLLSAGRFDEVVNWYRMFGAERVFSYEFMLRSLVKSALEQGRPDVAQEAGIWLMKRSEDVVDSALFLCTTYLEFGQDLPSTLGDAVFMRIESKAIAVR; this is encoded by the coding sequence ATGAGGCACTCGGAATCCCCTGCGAGAGGAAAACAAGCAACGGCAGCATGTTTGCTGATATCACTGATGGCTGCGGGTTGTTCGGAGGCGCCTGACGCGGCCCCGCAAGCGGAGGCATCTGCGGATCGCGAGTCGCCTGCTGTGGTATCGCCTGAGCCATCGGTAGTAGCGCCGCGCCCTGTGGTCGCAGATGAGGAAAAATCCGAGTTTGCGCAGATTGAACGTGTGGTGCGCGCCTCGGCACAGCGTTCCGGGTATCTGGAAAAAACCGCGCCCTTGGTGAATTTGGCGCGGCTTTGCGATCGCTTCGGGTTGCGAGCTGAGGCGGATGGTTGCTGTCAGCGTCTGTGGCAGTCCGCAGTGTTGGACTCGAACGATCGCTATGCGCGTCGTCTACTGATCGGCTTCCTGTTGGAGTCGGGGAGGGAGGATCAACTTCAAGCCTGGGTGAGCGACATTGGTTCCATTCGGCGCACGATCGATGTATTGAGCGATCTTGGGGGATTGATGGAGTTTGAAGATGACGATGAAGTGAGTCCGGCAGTTCGTGTGTTTGCCAAGGCCTTGGAGTGTGCGTTGGTGGCGGAAAGCGTGCCACTGCGCGATGCGCTGGCGCGCTCGGTCCTGTGCGATGCAGCGGACAGCGGCTACTTCGTCTTTGCTCTCACGAACTTGAGTCGGATTGGCGACGACGCGACGCGTGATGTCGCGGTGACTTACGTGATTGAAGCCTGCGTGAAGGCGCATGAACAAGAGCGGATGGCACCTCCGGTGTCGTATGTGTTAGGGCAGGTCCCCGATGTTTCGGATGGTACTTTGCATCAGATTGCTAAAATTGTAGCGCAGTCCAAGAACCCGAACGACGTGGTGACGATTGCCGAGCGCATTGAGGCTTCTTACGAAAAGGCGGTCGCGCTTGTTTTGGCGGCAGAGGGGTACATCAAGCGCGGGGAAAACGAAAAGGCGGTGAAATTACTAGAGAAGGCGCATGCCTTGGCTCCATCGGGCACAGGAACCGAGCCTCTGGGATTTGAAAATGCGCTGAGCTTACGCCACGACATGGCCGAGGCCTACGGCGACGCAGGAATGGCAGCAAAAGCCGCCAAACTGAGCGATGAAATCTATACCATTGTCACCGCCGATAGCGTCTACAGTGGGATCATTGAGACCAAAGTGGTGGATGCCGTGGTCGAACATTACGTAGCGGCTGGGAAAACCGGTAAAGCGAGCGGCTTCCTCAAGCACTTCTCCAGTAACATCGATGCGTTCGGGCACACAGTGGCCTTCGGTGAGGCATTGATTGAGGCCGGTGAGAGCGATGAGGCGTTAGGCGTCTATTCCAGATGCCTCGATCTGATTGGCAAGGATTCGCCGCGTGCGGTCTATGCGAGTGGGGTGGTGCACGGTTTCGTGGCGCTCGATCGTCTCGACCTCGTGGACCAGACTCTCGAAGCTGTGGCTCCCCGCTTCCGATCGACTGCGGTGATTCGCTGTGCGGATCAGCTGCTGGAGGAGGGCGCGTTGGATCACATTGATGCGCTCACCGAGCGGCTTCCAAACATCTGCGACCGTGTGGACTTGTGGGCTCGCTTGGCGACGGCCTACCAGAAACATGACCAGCCTGAGGAGGCCCGGGGGTATTTAGAGAAAGCGCTGGTCGAAGTAGAGCAGGGGGCGTTGCAGAAGGCGGATGAGAACCTGTCAGCACTGCGTGCGATGAACGCATTGAACGAAGCGACACTGGCTGTCGGCAGCGAGACGGAACGCGCTTTGTGGCTGCGCGCCATGTACGAAATGCCCAATCAGGAGGTCTTTTGCCGTTGGTTCCTGAACGTGGCGCCCGACCTTCTGAGCGCGGGGCGTTTCGATGAGGTGGTCAATTGGTACCGCATGTTTGGTGCGGAGCGTGTGTTTAGTTACGAGTTCATGTTGCGCTCGTTGGTGAAATCGGCACTGGAGCAGGGACGTCCGGACGTGGCGCAGGAGGCTGGGATTTGGTTGATGAAGCGATCCGAGGATGTTGTGGATTCCGCGTTGTTTTTGTGCACGACCTACCTTGAGTTCGGGCAAGACCTGCCAAGTACACTTGGCGATGCGGTTTTCATGAGGATCGAGTCAAAAGCGATCGCAGTTCGTTGA
- the murA gene encoding UDP-N-acetylglucosamine 1-carboxyvinyltransferase codes for MDKFFVRGGSELNGTVNVSGSKNSSLPILAATLLTDEPCIIRRVPDVSDANYMVQILQNLGAHVERSSGIVRVEAEKIHPNAPYDLVRRMRASICVMGPLVARLGQASVSLPGGCVIGDRPVDLHLRGLKGIGAKVEVEGGNMLIDASEGLVGDRVNLRGKHGPTVLGTDNLMMAAVLAKGTTVIEGAAAEPEVADLADFLNKMGAKIEGAGTTTIVIEGVEKLHGAEHTVIPDRIEAGTYMVAGALAGGKVTVNRANAEHLGAVIDVLRECGHGVEVDGERITVTRNPNGTGADITTAPYPGFPTDMQAQMSALFAITPGLSVVTDTIFPERFMHIAEMARMGGDFKKGNGNVVIKGVGADGLSAAPVMASDLRASAALVLAALAADGETEINRVYHIDRGYEHIDEKLQTLGAQIHRVRV; via the coding sequence ATGGATAAATTTTTTGTACGCGGCGGAAGTGAATTGAATGGCACGGTGAATGTGAGCGGATCGAAGAATTCCTCGCTTCCAATTCTGGCGGCAACACTCCTAACCGATGAGCCATGCATCATCCGCCGGGTGCCTGACGTGTCCGACGCGAACTACATGGTGCAGATTTTGCAGAACCTGGGCGCGCACGTGGAGCGCTCGAGCGGGATTGTCCGAGTCGAGGCTGAGAAGATCCACCCGAATGCTCCGTACGATTTGGTGCGCCGAATGCGTGCGTCGATCTGCGTGATGGGACCGTTGGTTGCGCGCCTCGGTCAGGCTTCGGTGTCGCTACCAGGCGGGTGTGTTATCGGCGACCGTCCGGTGGACTTGCACTTGCGCGGTTTGAAGGGAATTGGAGCGAAGGTCGAGGTCGAGGGTGGCAACATGTTGATCGATGCAAGCGAGGGTTTGGTAGGCGACCGGGTTAACCTGCGCGGCAAGCACGGCCCAACCGTTCTGGGCACCGACAACCTGATGATGGCGGCAGTGCTCGCCAAGGGAACGACCGTGATCGAAGGCGCTGCAGCCGAGCCGGAAGTGGCGGATCTGGCCGATTTCCTCAACAAAATGGGTGCCAAGATTGAGGGTGCCGGCACGACGACAATTGTAATCGAAGGTGTGGAGAAACTCCACGGTGCAGAGCACACTGTGATTCCCGACCGGATTGAGGCGGGGACTTATATGGTTGCGGGCGCGTTGGCTGGAGGCAAGGTCACGGTGAACCGTGCCAATGCCGAGCACCTGGGGGCTGTGATTGATGTGCTGCGTGAATGCGGGCACGGAGTGGAAGTCGATGGCGAGCGCATCACCGTGACGCGCAACCCGAATGGTACCGGAGCGGATATTACCACTGCGCCATACCCGGGCTTCCCAACCGACATGCAGGCGCAGATGAGTGCGTTGTTTGCGATTACTCCGGGGCTCTCGGTGGTGACGGACACCATCTTTCCCGAGCGCTTCATGCACATTGCCGAGATGGCGCGCATGGGCGGCGATTTCAAGAAGGGGAATGGCAACGTGGTGATCAAAGGCGTCGGTGCCGATGGTTTGAGTGCGGCGCCGGTGATGGCGTCTGACTTGCGTGCCTCGGCGGCACTGGTGCTGGCAGCGTTGGCTGCAGACGGAGAAACCGAGATCAACCGTGTGTACCATATCGACCGCGGCTACGAACACATCGATGAAAAGCTGCAGACGCTTGGCGCGCAGATTCATCGCGTTCGGGTTTAG
- a CDS encoding sel1 repeat family protein, which produces MKWFLYGVIALLCSHAMAHDGAWNGKRWERERLFAGVAEGDPDALAEWAYCSSKVLLGIAYDEQLIYSRAKEAAERGSLFGRSLVGMCYQNGIAVEIDYEFSARVLNETMDQGCGYAAGWVGFLFSKGRGVMRDFDQVYEIAMTRVPEYARLRETLLASVQDDSTSSFFSPACTTDRWMESFGRTGDVNDALCSLYADAYSTRYYPGGIKLGVKDRMGVRMWDAAMLGHIVSVNQVAWTRINAGGHRYGSLLALNAGTAGQKEALRNLAVVSSRPYSRLDDRSREVLFITSEESGDDLWERACRAGFVDSYYTGNIAQKLYDLHIPKSPRRDYATQLMKRMINRGDPEGHRNLGYCLMYVHGWHRYHPVELNKKRGIAHLIYGSAESHDCECTLAWCYFKGGINDRFLDRVRGVALARATINRRGHGGCETKLRQWIKDEGAKLSAEEKKQVEDLLKRGFPRSDEFRRPAFELLKEVGDLPPNAKFVSAKPLREDEKWD; this is translated from the coding sequence ATGAAATGGTTTCTTTATGGGGTGATTGCGCTGCTGTGTAGTCATGCGATGGCGCATGACGGCGCGTGGAATGGCAAGCGCTGGGAGCGTGAACGCTTGTTTGCTGGTGTGGCCGAGGGTGATCCGGATGCACTGGCGGAATGGGCGTATTGCTCGAGCAAGGTGTTGCTTGGCATTGCGTACGACGAGCAGTTGATCTACTCACGTGCCAAGGAGGCCGCTGAGAGAGGTTCGCTGTTTGGTCGAAGCCTGGTGGGGATGTGCTATCAAAATGGAATCGCTGTTGAGATCGATTATGAGTTCTCGGCGCGTGTTCTCAATGAAACCATGGATCAAGGCTGTGGTTATGCAGCTGGATGGGTCGGGTTCTTGTTTAGCAAAGGTCGCGGCGTGATGCGGGATTTTGACCAAGTCTACGAAATAGCAATGACCAGGGTTCCCGAGTATGCGCGGTTGCGAGAAACACTGCTTGCCAGCGTCCAGGATGATTCCACTTCATCGTTCTTTAGTCCTGCGTGTACCACCGACAGGTGGATGGAAAGCTTCGGCAGAACCGGAGATGTCAATGATGCGCTGTGCTCGCTTTATGCTGATGCTTACAGCACTCGGTACTACCCAGGTGGAATCAAGCTGGGCGTGAAGGATCGTATGGGCGTGCGGATGTGGGATGCCGCAATGCTTGGTCACATTGTTTCAGTGAACCAAGTGGCCTGGACTCGGATTAATGCGGGTGGGCATCGGTACGGATCCTTATTGGCTTTGAATGCCGGCACTGCGGGGCAAAAGGAAGCTCTGCGCAATTTGGCTGTGGTTTCCTCCAGACCTTACAGCCGACTCGATGACCGCTCTCGTGAAGTTCTATTCATCACGAGTGAGGAGAGTGGTGACGATCTTTGGGAACGTGCATGTCGCGCTGGGTTTGTGGACTCTTACTACACTGGGAACATTGCTCAGAAGTTGTACGATCTTCATATCCCCAAGTCACCGCGGCGTGATTATGCGACTCAGTTGATGAAGCGCATGATTAATCGGGGCGATCCTGAGGGACATCGCAACCTTGGCTACTGTTTGATGTATGTGCACGGATGGCACCGCTATCATCCGGTGGAGCTTAACAAGAAGCGCGGAATTGCGCATTTGATTTATGGGAGCGCAGAGAGTCACGATTGCGAGTGCACGTTGGCGTGGTGTTATTTCAAGGGCGGGATCAACGATCGCTTTCTTGACCGTGTCCGCGGTGTGGCGTTGGCGCGGGCGACGATCAACCGACGCGGTCATGGGGGATGTGAGACTAAGCTGCGCCAGTGGATTAAAGACGAAGGCGCGAAGCTAAGTGCCGAGGAGAAGAAACAGGTCGAGGACTTGCTGAAGCGTGGGTTTCCACGCAGCGACGAGTTCCGGCGTCCGGCATTTGAGTTGTTAAAAGAGGTCGGAGATTTGCCTCCGAACGCAAAGTTTGTTTCAGCGAAACCTTTAAGAGAGGACGAAAAATGGGATTAA